From one Amphiura filiformis chromosome 13, Afil_fr2py, whole genome shotgun sequence genomic stretch:
- the LOC140167613 gene encoding uncharacterized protein yields MFSNVREIHGQSTVKKLRDLENCERKIANHRNHVVFSLRCRDLSLTPPSLKFKCPINTRKAKNIVNKAQRELLRERIRVTYNKLVNLKDKQSSLEQEINNEIPAESELTIQSSSHIARVRESTFEKSKCRQMRKLQILKEKSVNIDQKCRFTTPELDFSGTQLKKWVVNLSQYKLSKSENSVLAKGLNFAVSPTNVCTEEFVLATELACRNLPNSEAVQLRAKVASTLSSSKPPKSNISKDERKAIKDLKKVDSVIILPADKGKPRLCLTKRNMNRKLTPC; encoded by the coding sequence atgttcagtaatgtTCGGGAAATACACGGACAAAGTACTGTCAAAAAACTACGTGACTTGGAGAATTGTGAACGCAAGATTGCCAATCATCGGAATCATGTTGTATTTAGCCTACGTTGCCGAGACCTTAGCCTCACGCCGCCTAGCTTAAAGTTCAAATGCCCTATTAACACCAGAAAAGCCAAGAATATTGTGAATAAGGCGCAACGCGAATTATTACGCGAAAGAATAAGGGTTACCTACAACAAATTGGTGAATTTGAAGGACAAACAATCGTCGCTAGAACAGGAGATAAATAACGAAATCCCCGCGGAATCTGAGCTGACCATCCAAAGCTCGTCGCACATCGCGAGAGTCCGCGAGAGTACATTTGAGAAATCAAAATGTCGGCAAATGCGGAAGTTACAGATTCTGAAGGAGAAAAGTGTAAACATCGACCAAAAATGCCGGTTTACGACACCAGAACTGGATTTCTCCGGGACGCAATTGAAGAAGTGGGTGGTGAACTTATCGCAGTATAAACTGAGTAAGTCAGAAAATAGTGTCTTAGCTAAAGGGTTGAATTTTGCTGTGTCGCCAACAAATGTGTGTACGGAAGAATTTGTACTTGCCACGGAACTCGCGTGTAGAAATCTGCCGAATTCGGAAGCCGTGCAATTGCGTGCTAAAGTGGCCAGTACACTCAGTTCGTCAAAACCCCCTAAGTCCAATATAAGCAAGGATGAGAGGAAAGCTATTAAAGATCTTAAGAAAGTTGACTCGGTCATTATCCTCCCCGCTGACAAAGGAAAGCCACGGTTGTGCTTGACAAAACGGAATATGAACAGAAAGTTAACACCATGTTAG